The following is a genomic window from Candidatus Palauibacter scopulicola.
GAAGGACGAACTGGAAGTGAACGGGAAGAGCATCATGGGGGTGATGATGCTCGCCGCCGAGGCCGGCGCCTCCATCCGCATCCGGGCCACGGGGTCCGACGCCGCCAACGCCGTCGACTCCCTCACCGAGCTCGTTCTGTCCGGGTTCAGCGAGGAACTCGCTCTGGACGTGGACGCGGACGGCCCGGCGTGAGCGAGGTTGTTCACGGGATCGGCGCCGCGCCGGGGCGCGCGCTCGGCGTGGTTCAGCGGATCGAGCGTCACGAGTGGCGGCCGGAGCACCGGACGATCCCCGCCGATGCCGTCGAGCGCGAGGTCGCGCGTTTCGAGGAGGCGCTGGCCTGGGCCGCCGACCGCGTCCGGGATACGCGCGAGCAGGCCGCGCGTTCGCTGGGCGAGGTCGAAGCGAACATCTTCGATCCGCAGATTCTCATCCTCTCGGACCCGGACCTCGTCGCGGGCACGATCCGCTATATCCGGGAAAACTTCCTCTCCGCGGAGCGCGCCTTCGACTGGCGCCTGACCGAACTTCGGACGGCGATCATCGATGCGGGGCACTTCATGGTCGTCGACCGGCTGGCCGACCTGCGAGACATCCGGTCTCGCGTCCTCGCGCGGCTCACCGGGCGCAGCGAAGACCCGCTCGCCCTTCCGAAGGAGCCCGGGCTCATCGCCGTCGACGACCTCACGCCCAGCTTCGCGGTGCGTCTCGACCCGGCACTCGTCCTTGGCGTGGCGAGCGGATCGGGGTCGCGGACCTCGCACAGCACGCTGGTTGCTCGCTCTCTGGGCATTCCGGCGGTCGTCGGACTCGGCGCCGACCTCGCGAAGATCGAAGACGGGACGACCGTTCTCCTCGACGGAGGCAACGGTCGCGTCCTGATCGAGCCCACGGAGGCGGAGAAGGCGGCACACGTGCGGATGGTCCGCCGGCTTTCAGCACGTCCCGCCGCCGACCTCACGCCCGAATCCGCGCCTCTGCTGACGGCGGACGGAGTCCGCGTCCATCTTCGCGCCAACATCGATCAGCCGCACGATGTGCCGGCGGCCCGGCGCGTGGGGGCAGAAGGGGTCGGGCTCTTCCGATCCGAATTCCTCGTCATCGGACGGAGGGTGATTCCAAGCGAGGAAGAGCAGTACGAAGCCTACCGCGAGGTCGTGGAGGGGTTTCCGAACGAGCCCGTGACGCTCCGGACGTTCGATATCGGCGGCGACAAGTTCCCGCTCTTTCTCGACCTTCCTCCGGAGGAAAACCCCTACCTGGGCTGGCGTGCCATCC
Proteins encoded in this region:
- a CDS encoding HPr family phosphocarrier protein is translated as MRHEAAVRIRNRLGLHARPAAEFVKLASRFRAEVRVEKDELEVNGKSIMGVMMLAAEAGASIRIRATGSDAANAVDSLTELVLSGFSEELALDVDADGPA
- the ptsP gene encoding phosphoenolpyruvate--protein phosphotransferase — its product is MSEVVHGIGAAPGRALGVVQRIERHEWRPEHRTIPADAVEREVARFEEALAWAADRVRDTREQAARSLGEVEANIFDPQILILSDPDLVAGTIRYIRENFLSAERAFDWRLTELRTAIIDAGHFMVVDRLADLRDIRSRVLARLTGRSEDPLALPKEPGLIAVDDLTPSFAVRLDPALVLGVASGSGSRTSHSTLVARSLGIPAVVGLGADLAKIEDGTTVLLDGGNGRVLIEPTEAEKAAHVRMVRRLSARPAADLTPESAPLLTADGVRVHLRANIDQPHDVPAARRVGAEGVGLFRSEFLVIGRRVIPSEEEQYEAYREVVEGFPNEPVTLRTFDIGGDKFPLFLDLPPEENPYLGWRAIRVCLDRPQLFRNQLRAAIRAGGPEARMRILVPFVICETEILRTKEIVAEVGRELGQAEPAPFGVMVETPALADTLDLVGRHLDFISLGTNDLTQYALAVDRGNARLQHLSNPMHPALIRSYERIFNTASALDLDIGVCGDLAAEPVGLALLLGLGYRDFSLAPASIPEVRELVGLLSVAELSELWSRVGRAGSPSGMPGELLARLEDAIPVEPSPLYMS